In the genome of Telluria beijingensis, one region contains:
- a CDS encoding UDP-glucose--hexose-1-phosphate uridylyltransferase — MFNPSDDPHRRFNPLTGQWVLVSPHRAKRPWQGQQEAVEHPTRPAHDPACYLCAGNTRVNGERNPDYAGTYVFDNDFAALLPDTPDAARGRDPLFQAMSARGASRVICFSPDHGMTLPQLALPAIVGVIDTWAAQCAALGQRYPWVQVFENKGAVMGCSNPHPHGQVWATSFLPDLPEAEDGRQRAYFAVHERPMLLDLAEREAQAGERVVVETEYWLAIVPYWAAWPFETLLLPRFPVQRLDQLDPGQRADLAVALKQLTTRYDNLFQTSFPYSMGWHGAPYTGTPDTAWQLHAHFHPPLLRSATVRKFMVGFELLAEAQRDLTPEQAAERLRAQSTLHYLDKQPA, encoded by the coding sequence ATGTTCAATCCATCCGACGATCCCCATCGCCGTTTCAATCCGCTCACCGGCCAGTGGGTGCTGGTGTCCCCGCACCGCGCCAAGCGCCCCTGGCAGGGGCAGCAGGAAGCCGTCGAGCACCCGACGCGGCCCGCCCACGACCCTGCCTGCTACCTGTGCGCCGGGAATACCCGGGTCAACGGCGAGCGCAATCCCGACTATGCCGGCACCTATGTGTTCGACAACGATTTCGCCGCCCTGCTGCCCGATACCCCGGACGCCGCGCGCGGCCGCGATCCGCTGTTCCAGGCCATGAGCGCGCGCGGCGCCAGCCGCGTGATCTGCTTCTCGCCCGACCACGGCATGACCCTGCCGCAGCTCGCGCTGCCGGCCATCGTGGGGGTGATCGACACCTGGGCCGCGCAGTGCGCCGCACTGGGCCAGCGCTATCCCTGGGTGCAGGTATTCGAGAACAAGGGCGCCGTCATGGGCTGCTCGAACCCGCATCCCCACGGCCAGGTCTGGGCCACCAGCTTCCTGCCCGACCTGCCCGAGGCCGAGGACGGGCGCCAGCGCGCCTATTTCGCCGTGCACGAGCGGCCGATGCTGCTCGACCTGGCCGAACGCGAAGCGCAGGCTGGCGAACGGGTGGTGGTCGAGACTGAATACTGGCTGGCGATCGTGCCCTACTGGGCCGCCTGGCCATTCGAGACGCTGCTGCTGCCGCGCTTTCCGGTCCAGCGCCTGGACCAGCTCGATCCAGGTCAACGCGCCGACCTGGCCGTCGCCCTCAAGCAGCTCACCACCCGCTACGACAACCTGTTCCAGACCTCGTTCCCGTATTCGATGGGCTGGCACGGCGCGCCGTACACCGGTACTCCGGACACGGCCTGGCAGCTGCACGCCCACTTCCATCCACCGCTGCTGCGCTCGGCGACGGTGCGCAAGTTCATGGTCGGCTTCGAGCTGCTGGCCGAAGCCCAGCGCGACCTGACGCCGGAGCAAGCCGCCGAACGGCTGCGGGCCCAATCCACCCTCCATTACCTCGACAAGCAACCGGCATGA
- a CDS encoding VIT and vWA domain-containing protein, whose translation MSLTSLIRLNESQPSSQVHSRRAPTPPVLQSLRAEGTVHGLLLEMHVEHTYLNPGTVNIEAVYTFPLPVDAVLLGLEFDLGGRILRGKVVASGDAEEQYEAALENGDSAVLLERATDGVYTASVGNLLGREQAVVRIRYAQLLSFCSGQVRITIPNVIAPRHGEPSAARLRLHQVPAHDVFIRHPFSVSVRLHGPLAGGRISSPSHALAVRHTGEHLDVGLAQPGSAMLDRDFVLLCDGLEGRSIATVGRDADGAVAVVSFCPAPRTEQRHRPLNLKILVDCSNSMNGDSIKGARKALHEILAQLNPGDRFSYSRFGGQVTHHSNSLMAASARAIAEAGGWISQTAADMGNTDIRHALLSTVALGQPGEADIFLITDGHVWDTDPLVASATRMGQRIFAVGVGAAPAASLLQRLARETGGACELVGANDDVHAAVLRMFRRMRQAPVRDVAVTWGGACVWQSDVGTAVFSGDTVHACAGFADSVPGAATIAWTDSGENVQEQAMLPDSLICEGDTLARVAAAFRLRTLPAEQQHALALKYQLVTATTSMLVIHERMGADRPATPPVLRVVPQMHAAGHGGFGAVGAVKGPAVWRREPTTAQIHGLTRNGGEAYDVPAFLRKQERVTPYLYREQLRAFLYMHAALLQGEERTVTFAEVEDVLPDPVLRRLRDLAELGHAPQEVLYRFIVAVHGCFYRSSLPVRLFERLLAIGRRSGQMSPLDQRIHAVAREAYHATRPATADIPAFLRKQAD comes from the coding sequence ATGAGCCTGACATCCTTGATCCGTCTGAATGAAAGCCAGCCGTCCAGCCAGGTGCACTCCAGGCGCGCGCCAACCCCTCCCGTTCTCCAGTCGCTACGTGCGGAGGGGACGGTACACGGCCTGCTGCTGGAAATGCACGTGGAGCATACCTATCTCAATCCGGGCACGGTCAACATCGAGGCGGTCTACACCTTTCCCTTGCCGGTCGATGCCGTCCTGCTCGGGCTGGAGTTCGACCTGGGCGGACGCATCTTGCGGGGAAAGGTCGTGGCAAGCGGTGACGCAGAAGAGCAGTACGAGGCGGCGCTGGAGAACGGCGACAGCGCCGTCCTGCTCGAACGCGCCACTGACGGCGTCTACACCGCGAGCGTCGGCAACCTGCTGGGACGGGAGCAGGCCGTGGTCCGCATCCGCTACGCCCAGCTATTGTCGTTTTGTTCGGGCCAGGTTCGCATTACCATCCCCAACGTGATCGCACCGCGCCATGGCGAGCCTTCCGCTGCGCGGCTGCGCCTGCATCAGGTCCCCGCGCATGACGTTTTCATTCGCCATCCGTTCTCGGTGTCGGTGCGCCTCCATGGCCCCCTGGCGGGCGGCCGCATCAGTTCGCCGTCTCACGCGCTGGCCGTGCGTCACACTGGCGAGCATCTGGACGTCGGGCTGGCGCAGCCAGGTTCAGCCATGCTCGACCGTGACTTCGTGCTGCTGTGCGACGGCCTCGAAGGACGATCCATCGCCACCGTGGGCCGCGACGCCGACGGTGCGGTCGCCGTCGTCAGCTTCTGTCCAGCACCAAGGACAGAACAGCGGCATCGTCCGCTAAACCTGAAGATCCTGGTGGACTGCTCCAATTCCATGAATGGTGACAGCATCAAGGGCGCACGCAAGGCATTGCACGAGATACTCGCGCAATTGAATCCAGGCGACCGCTTCAGCTACAGCCGGTTCGGCGGACAGGTGACCCACCACAGCAATTCCCTGATGGCGGCCAGCGCGCGCGCCATCGCCGAAGCCGGTGGTTGGATCTCCCAGACCGCGGCCGACATGGGCAACACCGACATCCGCCATGCGCTGCTGTCGACCGTCGCACTCGGGCAGCCGGGCGAAGCCGACATCTTCCTGATTACCGATGGCCATGTGTGGGATACCGACCCGCTGGTCGCGAGCGCAACGAGAATGGGACAGCGCATCTTCGCAGTCGGGGTCGGGGCGGCGCCTGCGGCCAGCCTGCTGCAGCGACTGGCACGCGAAACGGGCGGCGCCTGTGAGCTGGTGGGCGCCAACGATGACGTGCATGCGGCCGTGCTGAGGATGTTCAGGCGCATGCGCCAGGCACCCGTGCGCGACGTCGCCGTGACGTGGGGAGGGGCATGCGTATGGCAATCCGATGTCGGCACGGCGGTATTCAGTGGTGACACCGTCCATGCCTGCGCAGGATTCGCCGATTCCGTACCGGGAGCGGCGACCATCGCGTGGACGGACAGCGGCGAAAACGTCCAGGAGCAGGCGATGCTGCCTGACAGCCTGATATGCGAGGGGGATACCCTCGCACGCGTGGCCGCAGCGTTCCGGCTTCGCACCCTGCCAGCCGAGCAGCAACACGCGTTGGCGCTAAAGTATCAGCTGGTGACCGCGACGACCAGCATGCTGGTCATTCATGAGCGCATGGGAGCGGACCGGCCCGCCACGCCCCCCGTGCTGCGGGTGGTGCCTCAAATGCACGCCGCAGGGCACGGTGGCTTCGGCGCCGTGGGGGCGGTCAAGGGGCCTGCCGTATGGCGCCGTGAACCGACGACTGCGCAGATTCACGGCTTGACGCGCAACGGTGGCGAGGCATACGACGTTCCTGCCTTCCTGCGCAAGCAGGAGCGGGTGACGCCTTACCTGTACCGCGAACAGTTACGCGCCTTCCTCTACATGCATGCGGCCTTGCTGCAGGGAGAAGAGCGCACAGTGACGTTCGCCGAGGTCGAAGACGTGCTGCCCGATCCCGTGCTGCGGCGATTGCGGGATTTGGCGGAACTGGGCCATGCCCCGCAAGAAGTGCTGTACCGGTTCATCGTCGCCGTGCACGGTTGTTTCTACCGCAGCTCATTGCCGGTGCGGCTATTCGAGAGGCTGCTTGCCATTGGGCGGCGCTCCGGGCAGATGAGCCCGCTCGATCAGCGGATTCATGCGGTTGCGCGCGAGGCGTATCATGCAACGCGCCCGGCTACGGCCGATATTCCAGCGTTTCTTCGAAAGCAGGCGGATTGA
- the galK gene encoding galactokinase yields the protein MNISPTLIQRTIDVFERAIGQAPTVIVQAPGRVNLIGEHTDYNDGFVLPCAIDRHTVIAARARGDRLVRVIAADYDGQADTFALDAPIERLDAPMWANYVRGVVQALARRGVPLQGVDMVVAGDIPRGAGLSSSASLSVAVCRLFAGLPGAGQLGAIELALAAQAAENDFVGTKCGNMDQISSAAGVDGHALLIDCRSLAVQPVRIAHGAAIVIIDSRVQRGLVDSAYNARRRQCEAAARHFGVPALRDLDSETVEARGHELEPEALRRVRHVVSENARVLAAGQALAAGDLARMGELMAASHASMRDDFEITIPPIDRLVQIVKDRIGTAGGVRMTGGGFGGCVVALVPEALVDPIRVAVEQDYRSPGGERATVHVCRAASGAAARPAIDTPLAV from the coding sequence ATGAACATCAGCCCTACCCTGATCCAACGCACGATCGACGTCTTCGAGCGCGCCATCGGCCAAGCGCCCACGGTGATCGTCCAGGCGCCCGGACGCGTCAACCTGATCGGCGAACACACCGACTACAACGACGGTTTTGTCTTGCCATGCGCGATCGACCGCCACACGGTCATCGCCGCCAGGGCGCGCGGCGACCGCCTGGTGCGCGTGATCGCCGCCGACTATGACGGGCAGGCCGATACCTTCGCGCTGGATGCGCCGATCGAACGCCTGGACGCGCCGATGTGGGCGAACTACGTGCGCGGGGTGGTCCAGGCGCTGGCGCGGCGCGGCGTGCCGCTGCAGGGCGTGGATATGGTAGTCGCGGGCGACATTCCCCGGGGCGCGGGCCTGTCGTCCTCGGCCTCACTGTCGGTGGCGGTATGCCGGCTGTTCGCCGGCCTGCCGGGCGCCGGGCAGCTGGGAGCGATCGAGCTGGCGCTGGCGGCCCAGGCGGCCGAGAACGATTTCGTCGGCACCAAATGCGGCAATATGGACCAGATCAGTTCCGCCGCCGGGGTCGACGGCCATGCGCTGCTGATCGACTGCCGCTCGCTGGCGGTGCAACCGGTACGCATCGCGCACGGCGCGGCCATCGTGATCATCGATTCGCGCGTGCAGCGCGGCCTGGTCGACAGCGCCTACAACGCACGGCGGCGGCAGTGCGAAGCCGCGGCGCGGCATTTCGGCGTACCCGCCCTGCGCGACCTCGACAGCGAAACGGTGGAGGCGCGCGGTCACGAGCTGGAACCGGAGGCGCTGCGCCGCGTGCGCCATGTAGTGAGCGAGAACGCGCGCGTGCTCGCCGCGGGCCAGGCCCTGGCCGCCGGCGACCTGGCGCGCATGGGCGAGCTGATGGCCGCGTCGCACGCCTCGATGCGCGACGATTTCGAGATCACGATTCCGCCGATCGACCGACTGGTCCAGATCGTGAAGGACCGGATCGGTACGGCCGGCGGGGTGCGGATGACGGGTGGGGGCTTCGGAGGCTGCGTCGTGGCGCTGGTGCCGGAAGCGCTGGTGGACCCGATCCGCGTCGCGGTCGAACAGGATTACCGCAGCCCGGGCGGCGAGCGGGCGACGGTGCATGTCTGCCGGGCGGCGTCGGGGGCGGCGGCCCGGCCGGCAATCGACACGCCACTTGCGGTGTAA
- a CDS encoding helix-turn-helix domain-containing protein, which yields MIDVPPQFTLDELCSLTGLSKRTIRYYIQLGLVARPDGETRAARYGQGHLENLLAIRRWTEDGLSLERVRELLSGMDVPPPPRPRRYGELEVWSRVELADGVEVSINPERANLTPEQVRQFLADVMSAFEKIQQREQQQ from the coding sequence ATGATCGACGTACCGCCGCAGTTCACGCTTGACGAACTCTGTTCCCTCACCGGCCTGAGCAAGCGCACCATCCGTTATTACATCCAGCTGGGGCTGGTAGCACGGCCTGACGGCGAAACGCGTGCCGCCCGCTATGGTCAAGGCCACCTCGAGAACCTGCTCGCCATCCGGCGCTGGACCGAGGACGGCCTGTCCCTCGAGCGCGTACGCGAACTCCTGTCGGGAATGGACGTGCCGCCACCGCCCCGGCCACGCCGGTATGGCGAACTCGAGGTTTGGAGCAGGGTGGAGCTGGCCGACGGCGTCGAAGTCAGCATCAATCCCGAACGGGCGAATCTGACGCCCGAGCAGGTCCGCCAGTTCCTCGCCGACGTGATGTCTGCCTTCGAAAAAATCCAGCAACGGGAACAACAGCAATGA